A single Kiritimatiellia bacterium DNA region contains:
- a CDS encoding metallophosphoesterase: MRATLGRALAALTIAAASRAAPSPFPGPRGEKLELCAREDLWSRPPRGFLDQFVRVPRDQVVAFALYTHDRGVLKLTAQFFPLKPDEPREARLELQRDGEWREAARAPILYPGWSAHFRVEPWDGSCTVPYRVRHGAAAMFEGLIRADPIAKDVIVVASLNCDSNADRGDRAEIVRNLRRLDPDLLFFAGDQSYDHTEHTAGWLLWGTRLREVLKDRPVVTIPDDHDIGQGNLWGEGGIVADSPNGDSGGYYYPAEYVRMVERCQTWHLPDPWDPTPVAQNIGVYFTRLRVGGIDFAILEDRKFKSGPKGKVPQRGPRPDHILDPSYDPASVDLPGLQLLGERQLKFLNEWAEDWTGADMKAVLSQTAFAGAVHLHGSRENRLHADLDCNGWPQSQRNAALRAIRRALACHLCGDQHLAVVIQHGIEEFRDGPFGFTAPAMVNSYYGRWWAPLDGRPGARPIPNSPLPFTGDYRDGLGNRITMHAYANPAFHTIQDMRQHQRDPSAMLGDGFGIVRFDKRTGRITFECWPRYADLDRGDAAQYPGWPITIRMEDNDGRIPSGWLPPLEVDGVDRPVIQVVREPDGEVLYTRRVREPGFRAPVYGGGPFTLRVGRDRPVEWIAKGLRASPADARPLPISVRLPAPGR; encoded by the coding sequence ATGAGGGCAACCCTCGGGCGGGCGCTCGCAGCGCTAACGATCGCGGCGGCGTCGCGCGCGGCGCCCTCCCCTTTCCCCGGCCCCCGCGGCGAGAAGCTCGAGCTCTGCGCACGGGAGGACCTCTGGAGCCGCCCGCCGCGCGGGTTCCTCGACCAGTTCGTGCGCGTGCCGCGGGACCAGGTGGTCGCCTTCGCGCTCTACACCCATGACCGCGGCGTACTGAAACTCACCGCGCAGTTTTTCCCGCTGAAGCCGGATGAGCCGCGAGAGGCGCGATTGGAGTTGCAGCGCGACGGCGAGTGGCGGGAAGCCGCCCGCGCACCCATCCTGTATCCCGGGTGGTCCGCGCACTTCCGCGTGGAACCGTGGGACGGCTCCTGCACCGTGCCCTACCGGGTACGCCACGGCGCTGCCGCGATGTTCGAAGGGCTGATCCGGGCCGATCCGATCGCGAAGGATGTGATCGTCGTTGCCTCCCTCAATTGCGACTCCAACGCGGACCGCGGTGACCGCGCCGAAATCGTCCGAAATCTCCGGCGGCTGGATCCCGACCTGTTGTTCTTCGCCGGCGACCAGAGCTACGACCACACCGAACACACCGCCGGCTGGCTGCTGTGGGGGACCCGGCTGCGGGAGGTGCTGAAGGACCGGCCGGTCGTCACGATCCCGGACGACCACGACATTGGCCAGGGGAACCTCTGGGGTGAAGGAGGGATCGTCGCGGACTCGCCGAATGGCGACTCGGGCGGTTACTACTACCCCGCCGAGTACGTGCGCATGGTGGAGCGATGCCAGACCTGGCATCTGCCGGATCCCTGGGATCCGACGCCGGTGGCCCAAAACATCGGGGTCTACTTCACCCGGCTGCGGGTGGGCGGGATCGACTTCGCGATTCTCGAAGACCGCAAGTTCAAGAGCGGTCCCAAGGGCAAGGTACCCCAGCGGGGGCCCCGCCCGGACCACATCCTGGACCCGTCGTACGATCCGGCGTCGGTGGACCTGCCGGGACTACAGCTGCTGGGCGAACGGCAGCTGAAGTTTCTGAATGAGTGGGCCGAGGACTGGACCGGCGCGGACATGAAGGCCGTGCTCTCTCAGACAGCCTTTGCGGGCGCGGTGCATCTGCACGGCTCGAGGGAAAACCGGCTGCACGCGGACCTCGATTGCAACGGCTGGCCGCAGTCACAGCGGAACGCCGCGCTGCGGGCGATCCGGCGAGCGCTCGCCTGCCACCTCTGCGGCGACCAGCACCTCGCCGTCGTCATTCAGCATGGCATCGAGGAGTTCCGTGACGGCCCGTTCGGCTTCACCGCCCCCGCAATGGTGAACAGCTACTACGGACGCTGGTGGGCGCCGCTGGACGGCCGGCCGGGCGCACGGCCAATCCCGAACAGTCCGCTGCCATTCACCGGCGACTATCGGGACGGCCTCGGCAACCGCATCACGATGCACGCGTACGCGAACCCGGCGTTCCACACGATCCAGGACATGCGCCAACATCAGCGCGATCCCTCCGCGATGCTGGGCGACGGCTTTGGCATCGTCCGGTTCGACAAGCGAACCGGTCGGATCACGTTCGAATGCTGGCCCCGATATGCGGATCTCGACCGGGGCGACGCTGCACAGTACCCCGGGTGGCCGATCACCATCCGGATGGAAGACAATGACGGCCGCATTCCGTCCGGCTGGCTGCCGCCGCTGGAGGTTGACGGCGTGGATCGCCCGGTCATCCAGGTGGTGCGCGAGCCGGACGGCGAAGTGCTCTACACCCGTCGCGTTCGCGAACCGGGTTTCCGCGCCCCGGTGTACGGCGGGGGTCCCTTCACGCTTCGCGTCGGTCGCGACCGCCCCGTCGAATGGATCGCAAAGGGCCTGCGCGCCTCGCCGGCGGACGCCCGCCCACTGCCGATCTCCGTGCGTCTGCCTGCGCCCGGTCGCTGA
- a CDS encoding thioredoxin family protein: MTTTFRLRTPVRHVLGALALAAAARGEGLFRVVPMLEVAGGTTSLVVTVDVPAGHRLYAEEFRVQGRDGTELGPLIVPPPVRQPDPVTGEVHPFHGASFTARCEVVRSGPQGVTVEIEWLGCDQTQCFLPERLEWRAGAGGIAATQDAAAVAGGFALPPDFRLVRTHAGYAGERQFLDFLAGRLPVDDPARSLLRRGWLFAVMLILGGGVALNLTPCVLPMIPINLALIGAGAQRSGSRARGALLGAAYGAGMCAAYGLLGVVVVLGGAPFGAINASPWFNATIALLFTALAAAMAGRLNLDFSRWQSRVDAAALARRRVLGVFALGGLSAVLAGACVAPVLVSVLLLAAALYQQGHTLALGLPFLLGLGMALPWPLAGAGLARLPKPGPWMDRVKYGFAVFIAAVALYYARLAWIGFAGPGPASTRSESWAEFNLDENSDAARWAEVFSRARASGRPVLVDLWATWCKNCAAMERTTLRRPAVRSALRRFVTVKYAAERPAREPARSVLAVLGARGLPTYAVLEPTPPR, encoded by the coding sequence ATGACGACGACGTTCCGATTGCGCACTCCGGTGCGCCACGTGCTCGGCGCGCTGGCGCTCGCCGCGGCCGCGCGCGGCGAAGGGCTGTTCCGTGTCGTGCCAATGCTGGAGGTCGCCGGCGGGACGACCTCGCTGGTGGTCACAGTCGACGTGCCGGCGGGTCACCGGCTGTACGCGGAGGAGTTCCGCGTGCAGGGACGGGACGGCACCGAGCTAGGCCCCCTCATCGTTCCCCCGCCGGTGCGACAGCCGGACCCGGTCACCGGTGAAGTTCATCCTTTCCACGGCGCCAGCTTCACCGCGCGGTGCGAGGTGGTTCGCAGCGGCCCGCAAGGTGTCACGGTCGAGATCGAGTGGCTCGGCTGTGACCAGACCCAGTGTTTCCTTCCCGAGCGGCTCGAGTGGCGCGCGGGCGCCGGCGGCATCGCCGCGACGCAGGACGCCGCCGCGGTCGCGGGCGGCTTCGCGCTTCCGCCCGATTTCCGGCTCGTGCGCACCCACGCGGGTTATGCGGGGGAACGGCAGTTCCTCGATTTTCTCGCCGGCCGCCTTCCGGTCGACGACCCCGCCCGATCGCTGCTGCGGCGCGGGTGGCTGTTCGCGGTGATGCTGATCCTCGGCGGCGGCGTGGCGCTGAACTTGACGCCGTGCGTACTGCCGATGATTCCGATCAACCTGGCGCTGATCGGTGCGGGCGCGCAGCGCAGCGGCTCACGCGCGCGCGGCGCGCTGCTCGGTGCCGCCTATGGCGCCGGCATGTGCGCGGCGTACGGCCTGCTCGGGGTTGTGGTGGTGCTCGGTGGCGCACCGTTCGGCGCGATCAACGCCTCGCCGTGGTTCAACGCGACGATCGCACTGCTCTTCACTGCGCTGGCCGCCGCGATGGCCGGACGGCTCAACCTCGACTTCTCCCGTTGGCAGAGCCGCGTGGACGCCGCCGCGCTCGCGCGACGGCGCGTGTTGGGCGTCTTCGCGCTCGGAGGCCTCTCCGCGGTGCTGGCCGGCGCCTGCGTCGCGCCAGTGCTGGTCAGCGTGCTGCTGCTGGCCGCGGCCCTCTACCAGCAGGGCCATACGCTGGCGCTCGGCCTGCCGTTCCTGCTGGGGCTGGGCATGGCGCTGCCATGGCCGCTGGCTGGCGCAGGCCTCGCGCGGCTGCCGAAGCCCGGCCCCTGGATGGACCGCGTGAAGTACGGCTTCGCGGTGTTCATCGCCGCCGTCGCGCTGTACTACGCCCGGCTCGCGTGGATCGGTTTCGCCGGCCCGGGACCGGCGTCCACCCGTTCGGAAAGCTGGGCGGAGTTCAACCTGGACGAGAATTCCGACGCGGCGCGCTGGGCGGAGGTGTTCTCGCGGGCCCGCGCCTCAGGGCGGCCGGTGCTGGTGGACCTCTGGGCGACATGGTGCAAGAACTGTGCCGCAATGGAGCGCACCACACTGCGCCGACCCGCGGTGCGCAGCGCGCTGCGGCGATTCGTCACCGTGAAGTACGCGGCAGAGCGCCCCGCCCGCGAGCCCGCGCGTTCTGTGCTGGCCGTGCTGGGGGCGCGCGGTCTGCCCACCTACGCGGTGCTGGAGCCCACCCCGCCCCGCTGA
- a CDS encoding CCA tRNA nucleotidyltransferase, with protein sequence MANQPDRSGLEAGARAICQRLVAAGHRALWAGGCVRDLLLGRPFHDIDVATSARPEEVIALFERTRQVGRSFGVVLVEEGGHWFEVATFREDLEYRDGRRPVGVRFADELADARRRDFTINGMFYDPLSGRVLDHVGGRADLAARLVRAIGDPHQRFGEDRLRMLRAVRFAATLEFAIEVATAAAIRELAPTILEVAPERLREELTRLWLEAVRPGRALLELERLGLLAALLPEVAAMRGVPHAPEHHPEGDVLDHTAAVLERMERRSAALAWAVVLHDVGKPAVRGVGGATAYPGHEVVGADIAAAVVARLRFPKRLAAEVVSCVRTHMRYRQIPTMRLARLRRWMADPAFATGLELHRLDMAARGADCAACRRVEEVRRALAAEAAVPPPLIRGEDVLALGVRPGREVGLWLRRATDHQLDTPGITREELLEWLRAQLPRAGPTG encoded by the coding sequence ATGGCCAACCAGCCGGACCGCAGTGGACTGGAGGCGGGTGCTCGGGCGATCTGCCAGCGGCTGGTCGCGGCCGGTCACCGCGCGCTGTGGGCGGGTGGCTGCGTGCGCGACCTGCTGCTCGGGCGGCCGTTTCACGACATCGACGTGGCGACGAGCGCGCGGCCGGAGGAGGTGATCGCGCTGTTCGAGCGGACTCGGCAGGTGGGGCGCTCCTTCGGGGTGGTGCTGGTCGAGGAGGGGGGGCACTGGTTTGAGGTGGCGACGTTCCGGGAGGACCTGGAATACCGGGATGGCCGTCGGCCGGTGGGGGTGCGGTTTGCGGACGAACTCGCGGACGCGCGTCGGCGCGACTTCACCATCAACGGCATGTTTTATGATCCGCTGAGCGGCCGGGTGCTCGACCACGTTGGCGGACGTGCGGACCTCGCGGCGCGGCTGGTGCGCGCGATCGGCGATCCACATCAGCGCTTCGGTGAGGACCGGCTGCGCATGCTGCGCGCGGTGCGATTTGCGGCAACGCTGGAGTTTGCGATCGAGGTTGCCACCGCGGCGGCGATTCGCGAGCTGGCGCCGACGATCCTGGAGGTGGCGCCGGAGCGCCTGCGGGAGGAGCTGACGCGGCTGTGGCTGGAGGCGGTGCGGCCCGGCCGCGCGCTGTTGGAGCTGGAGCGGCTCGGGCTGTTGGCGGCGCTGCTGCCGGAGGTGGCCGCGATGCGGGGCGTGCCGCACGCGCCGGAGCATCATCCGGAGGGCGACGTACTCGATCACACCGCGGCGGTGTTGGAGCGGATGGAACGTCGCTCCGCCGCGCTCGCGTGGGCGGTGGTGCTGCACGATGTCGGCAAACCGGCGGTGCGGGGTGTGGGCGGGGCCACCGCGTATCCGGGACATGAGGTGGTCGGGGCGGACATCGCCGCCGCGGTGGTGGCGCGGTTGCGCTTTCCGAAGCGGCTGGCGGCGGAAGTCGTCAGCTGCGTGCGCACCCACATGCGGTACCGGCAGATTCCGACGATGCGGCTGGCGCGGCTGCGACGGTGGATGGCGGATCCCGCGTTCGCGACCGGGCTGGAGCTCCACCGGCTCGACATGGCGGCGCGCGGCGCGGACTGTGCGGCGTGCCGGCGCGTGGAGGAGGTGCGGCGCGCGCTGGCGGCGGAGGCGGCGGTGCCGCCGCCGCTCATCCGCGGTGAGGACGTGCTGGCGCTCGGCGTGCGACCGGGGCGAGAGGTCGGCCTCTGGTTGCGGCGCGCGACGGATCACCAGCTCGACACGCCCGGCATCACCCGTGAGGAACTCCTCGAGTGGCTGCGCGCGCAGCTGCCGCGCGCCGGACCGACGGGCTAG
- a CDS encoding DegT/DnrJ/EryC1/StrS family aminotransferase: MKRRPFIRTAAAAAGTSWLRRAVPITAASLTPAAHATNADRPALLGGKPVHRGAWARWPVWQEEWTQRILDVYRSGKWFRGPGDGVIAEFEEAYARLLGAAKCLATASGTTALMTSLHVLGVDAGDEVIVSPFTFIASYNAILSARALPVFADTDPATLNLDPATIESRINDRTRAIMPVHIFGMPCDMDPILEIARRRGLAVVEDACQAWLAEYRGRMCGTLGDLGCFSFQESKHLPAGEGGAIVSQRPELIDRCNSYHNCGRAAGSNQGRGFFTRGLNFRMTRMQAALLLCQFDKLRRETELRRAAADHLTAQLRHIPGITTVRLPEGARPVWHLYAFRYNAEEFGGLSRDQFLKALSAEGVPASAVYAEQYFDGLLDEAIHSRGFRRLWSEQRLREYRDHLHTLKGNRQTCATVVALPQTVLLADRAQLDHVPAAIEKLRRFGAELAKAG, translated from the coding sequence ATGAAGCGTCGCCCGTTCATTCGGACCGCGGCTGCCGCTGCCGGAACGTCCTGGCTGCGTCGCGCCGTTCCAATCACCGCCGCCAGCCTCACGCCGGCCGCACACGCCACGAACGCGGACCGCCCCGCGCTGCTCGGCGGCAAACCGGTGCACCGGGGCGCGTGGGCGCGCTGGCCGGTGTGGCAGGAGGAATGGACACAGCGGATCCTCGACGTCTACCGCAGCGGCAAGTGGTTCCGCGGGCCGGGCGACGGCGTCATCGCCGAGTTCGAGGAGGCGTACGCCCGGCTGCTCGGTGCAGCGAAGTGTCTGGCGACGGCCAGCGGCACCACCGCGCTGATGACCAGCCTGCACGTGCTGGGCGTCGACGCGGGCGACGAAGTGATCGTCTCGCCGTTCACCTTCATCGCGTCCTACAACGCGATCCTCAGCGCCCGCGCGCTGCCGGTCTTCGCGGACACCGATCCCGCCACGCTCAACCTCGATCCCGCGACGATCGAGTCCCGCATCAACGACCGCACGCGTGCGATCATGCCGGTGCACATTTTCGGGATGCCGTGCGACATGGACCCGATTCTGGAGATCGCGCGCCGGCGCGGCTTGGCCGTCGTGGAGGACGCCTGCCAGGCGTGGCTGGCGGAGTATCGTGGCCGGATGTGCGGCACGCTCGGCGATCTCGGCTGCTTCAGTTTCCAGGAGTCAAAGCATCTGCCCGCCGGTGAGGGCGGCGCGATCGTCAGCCAGCGGCCGGAGCTCATTGACCGGTGCAATTCCTACCACAACTGCGGCCGCGCGGCGGGTTCGAACCAGGGCCGTGGATTTTTCACGCGCGGGCTCAACTTCCGCATGACTCGCATGCAAGCGGCGCTGCTGTTATGCCAGTTCGACAAGCTCCGCCGCGAGACGGAGCTTCGCCGCGCCGCCGCCGACCACCTCACCGCGCAGCTCCGACACATCCCGGGCATCACCACCGTGCGCCTGCCGGAGGGCGCCCGCCCCGTGTGGCACCTCTACGCATTCCGCTACAACGCGGAGGAGTTCGGCGGCCTCAGCCGCGATCAGTTCCTGAAGGCGCTCTCCGCAGAGGGCGTGCCCGCGTCGGCGGTTTACGCGGAACAGTACTTCGACGGCCTGCTCGATGAAGCGATCCACTCGCGCGGTTTCCGCCGCCTCTGGAGCGAACAGCGCCTGCGCGAGTACCGCGACCACCTCCACACGTTGAAGGGAAACCGCCAGACCTGCGCGACAGTCGTCGCCCTGCCGCAGACCGTCCTGCTGGCCGATCGCGCGCAGCTCGACCACGTCCCCGCCGCGATCGAAAAGCTGCGCCGGTTTGGTGCCGAGCTCGCCAAAGCCGGATGA
- the dtd gene encoding D-aminoacyl-tRNA deacylase: MRAVVQRVRRAAVEADGRTVAEIGAGGLVLLGIGRDDTAAEADWLARKIARLRIFDDSDGRMNLDIRAVGGQWLVVSQFTLLADCAGGHRPSFIAAAPAEVAEQLYLRFVDALRDEGTEVRTGIFRARMLVHLVNDGPVTLVVDTPTRR, from the coding sequence ATGCGGGCCGTCGTGCAGCGCGTCCGCCGCGCCGCGGTCGAGGCAGACGGTCGGACCGTCGCCGAGATCGGCGCAGGAGGACTGGTGCTGCTCGGCATTGGCCGGGACGATACCGCCGCAGAGGCCGACTGGCTCGCCCGCAAAATCGCCCGATTGCGGATCTTCGATGACAGCGACGGCCGCATGAACCTCGACATTCGAGCCGTCGGCGGCCAGTGGCTGGTCGTCAGCCAGTTCACATTGTTGGCCGACTGCGCCGGGGGGCACCGCCCCTCGTTCATCGCCGCCGCCCCCGCCGAGGTCGCTGAGCAGTTGTACCTCAGGTTTGTGGACGCGCTGCGCGACGAGGGCACGGAGGTCCGCACCGGCATCTTTCGCGCGCGCATGCTGGTGCATCTGGTGAACGATGGTCCGGTCACACTGGTGGTGGATACGCCGACGCGGCGCTGA
- a CDS encoding ABC-ATPase domain-containing protein: MKDKREFLSVLRAIHGLPAAEYGRLVGDYDFARFVIHLRRAPTVLRGEVEGVVVVHVPQIIAGFPPHLISTPMRRTALEDYLGRRLGDAVARRRLSGAGSAVPEIRLPAMGCQVLPRSLIVAAADFVEARLTVRLPLRDGMVDSDVAERVFFHDLPQIVNDALIHCYLDGDDLDAFVNLMEDAEQARRQLTRRGLVALIGEGARPDSAAPPLVLPETGLTELDVPNAGTLRGLGVPTGITLIIGDPHSGRQALIAAIAQGAYNHIPGDGRERIIAIPDIVRVDADPGRPVRDVDLSAFGTAGGAPARPFSSNHAPPAESQMAGVIEAILAGAQALVVDEATSDPAFLAGDVRLGGLRPAAAPTFLSLANRAREIANDLRVSLVIGAFAHAREFLGIADTVLFIEQGAIRDVTADARALARDNAMAGPLPPLPSVTQKSRWIIPSSIDPSLGAEEAVISAPDPHTLQFGRYRVDLGGVPQLVDIAQVNAIGLLLYHARMRHLDEPRTVAELLDLLDEDLATEGLDMLSRDLRGDLARPRRYEIAAALNRLPSLRLLRQPPSP; the protein is encoded by the coding sequence ATGAAGGACAAACGCGAGTTTTTGAGCGTGTTGCGCGCGATTCATGGGCTGCCGGCCGCCGAGTACGGACGGCTCGTCGGGGACTACGATTTCGCCCGCTTTGTGATCCACCTCCGGCGGGCGCCGACGGTGCTGCGCGGCGAGGTGGAGGGCGTAGTCGTCGTCCATGTGCCCCAGATCATTGCCGGTTTCCCCCCGCACCTGATTTCCACGCCAATGCGGCGGACCGCGCTGGAGGACTACCTCGGACGGCGGCTCGGCGACGCGGTCGCGCGGCGCCGGCTGTCGGGGGCCGGCTCTGCGGTGCCGGAGATCCGGCTGCCCGCGATGGGCTGTCAGGTGCTGCCGCGCTCGTTGATCGTCGCGGCGGCAGACTTCGTCGAGGCACGGCTCACCGTCCGGCTGCCGCTGCGCGACGGCATGGTCGACTCCGACGTCGCCGAGCGGGTGTTTTTCCACGACTTGCCGCAGATCGTGAACGACGCGCTGATCCACTGCTACCTGGACGGCGACGACCTGGACGCGTTCGTGAACCTCATGGAGGACGCGGAGCAAGCCCGACGGCAACTCACCCGCCGCGGCCTCGTCGCGCTGATCGGCGAGGGCGCGCGCCCCGATTCCGCCGCGCCGCCGCTGGTGCTGCCGGAGACCGGCCTGACCGAGCTGGATGTCCCCAACGCCGGCACGCTGCGCGGGCTCGGCGTGCCGACCGGCATCACGCTGATCATCGGCGATCCGCATTCCGGCCGGCAGGCGCTGATCGCCGCCATCGCGCAGGGCGCCTACAACCACATCCCCGGCGACGGTCGCGAACGCATCATCGCGATCCCGGACATCGTGCGGGTGGATGCCGATCCCGGCCGGCCGGTGCGCGACGTGGACCTCTCCGCGTTCGGCACCGCCGGCGGTGCGCCGGCACGCCCGTTCAGCTCCAACCATGCGCCGCCGGCGGAGTCCCAGATGGCAGGCGTGATCGAGGCGATCCTCGCCGGTGCGCAGGCGTTGGTGGTGGACGAAGCCACCAGCGACCCGGCGTTCCTCGCCGGCGACGTGCGGCTCGGCGGGCTGCGGCCGGCCGCCGCGCCCACCTTCCTCTCCCTGGCCAACCGCGCACGAGAGATCGCAAACGACTTGAGGGTGTCGCTGGTGATCGGTGCGTTCGCCCACGCGCGGGAGTTCCTCGGCATTGCGGACACCGTGCTGTTCATCGAACAGGGCGCCATTCGCGACGTCACCGCGGACGCGCGCGCGCTCGCCCGCGACAACGCGATGGCCGGTCCGCTGCCGCCGCTGCCGTCGGTGACGCAAAAGAGCCGCTGGATCATTCCCAGCAGCATTGATCCCTCCCTCGGAGCGGAGGAGGCGGTGATCTCCGCGCCGGATCCGCACACGCTGCAGTTCGGCCGCTACCGAGTGGACCTCGGCGGCGTGCCGCAGCTGGTGGACATCGCGCAGGTGAACGCAATTGGCCTGCTGCTCTACCACGCGCGCATGCGCCACCTCGACGAGCCGCGCACGGTCGCCGAGCTGCTGGACCTGCTCGACGAAGATCTCGCGACCGAGGGGCTGGACATGCTCTCGCGCGATCTGCGCGGTGACCTCGCCCGACCGCGCCGCTACGAGATTGCCGCCGCGCTGAACCGGCTGCCGAGCCTCCGGCTCCTCCGCCAGCCGCCCTCGCCCTGA
- the pyrH gene encoding UMP kinase: MKSRARVGRLKYRRVLLKLSGEAFQNRRDGSSLDFDVFTDMAKRLKQVHRLGVQIAVVVGGGNIFRGLPGEGCGIDRATGDAMGMLATVINSLALQSALEREGIPTRVMSAIQMPAVAEPFIRRRAVRHLEKGRIVIFGAGTGHPFFTTDTAAALRASEIQADVLLKATKVDGIYSADPAKDPRARRYDRLTYREAIERRLAVMDSAAFSLCQENRIPIIVFDFFRRNEILRVLRGERVGTLVTE, encoded by the coding sequence ATGAAATCACGAGCGCGGGTGGGTCGGTTGAAGTACCGGCGGGTTCTGCTCAAGCTGAGCGGCGAGGCGTTTCAGAACCGCCGGGATGGTAGCAGTCTGGATTTCGACGTGTTCACCGACATGGCGAAGCGCCTGAAGCAGGTCCACCGGCTCGGCGTGCAGATCGCGGTGGTGGTGGGCGGCGGCAACATCTTTCGAGGGCTGCCGGGGGAAGGTTGCGGCATTGACCGGGCCACCGGCGACGCGATGGGCATGCTGGCGACGGTGATCAACAGCCTCGCGCTGCAGTCGGCGCTGGAGCGGGAGGGCATTCCGACGCGGGTGATGTCGGCGATTCAGATGCCGGCAGTCGCTGAACCGTTCATCCGCCGTCGCGCGGTGCGGCATCTGGAGAAGGGGCGCATCGTGATCTTCGGCGCCGGCACCGGTCATCCGTTTTTCACCACCGACACCGCCGCGGCGTTGCGCGCCAGCGAGATCCAGGCCGACGTGCTGCTGAAGGCGACGAAGGTGGACGGGATCTACAGTGCGGATCCGGCGAAGGACCCGCGGGCACGGCGCTATGACCGGCTGACGTACCGCGAAGCGATCGAGCGACGGCTGGCGGTGATGGACTCGGCGGCGTTCTCGTTGTGTCAGGAAAACCGAATCCCGATCATCGTGTTTGATTTTTTCCGGCGGAACGAGATCCTCCGCGTGCTGCGCGGTGAGCGCGTCGGCACGCTGGTCACGGAGTAA
- the frr gene encoding ribosome recycling factor, producing MDDILLEADDKMTKAVEFLQRELAGLRSGKASPAMVENIQVDYYGAQTRLREIANITAPEPRLLVINPYDPTSLGAIEKAILAANIGITPVSDGRIVRIPIPELSEERRRELVKVARKLAEDARIAIRNVRRDANEAVKQLAKTSQVAEDDRDAALEEIQKFTDAHIEKVDRMVAAKEQEIMAV from the coding sequence CTGGACGACATCCTGTTGGAGGCGGACGACAAGATGACGAAGGCCGTGGAGTTCCTTCAGCGTGAGCTGGCGGGACTGCGCAGCGGGAAGGCCTCCCCCGCGATGGTGGAGAACATCCAGGTTGACTACTACGGCGCACAAACCCGGCTGCGCGAGATCGCGAACATCACCGCGCCCGAGCCGCGGTTGCTGGTGATCAACCCCTACGATCCGACCTCGCTGGGCGCGATCGAGAAGGCGATCCTCGCCGCCAACATCGGCATCACGCCGGTCAGCGACGGCCGCATCGTGCGGATTCCGATTCCGGAGCTCAGCGAGGAGCGGCGCCGCGAGCTGGTGAAGGTGGCCCGGAAGCTGGCGGAGGACGCGCGAATCGCGATTCGCAACGTTCGGCGCGACGCGAACGAGGCGGTGAAGCAGCTCGCGAAGACCAGCCAGGTCGCCGAGGATGACCGCGACGCGGCGCTCGAGGAGATCCAGAAGTTCACCGACGCGCACATCGAGAAGGTCGACCGCATGGTGGCCGCGAAGGAGCAGGAGATCATGGCCGTCTAG
- a CDS encoding AAA family ATPase encodes MYLEHFGLCEPPFNITPDPRFLFLSPSHREAMDAMLYGVSERKGFIEVIGEVGCGKTTLCRAALRRLGPPTQTAMVLNPSISATQLIRAILTDLGVTPAAQRRLDLIEQLNAFLLDRASRNVNVAIVIDEAQTLAPEVMEQVRLLSNLETDERKLMQIVLVGQPELDRRLAEAPLRQLRQRIMVKAELRPLAAADTAAYIAHRLAVAGAPPGVGFEPAAAAVVHERSGGIPRLINKICDRAMLAAYSRGSRTVSDRDVRGAVTELESVL; translated from the coding sequence ATGTACCTCGAGCATTTCGGCCTCTGCGAACCGCCGTTCAACATCACCCCGGATCCGCGGTTTTTGTTTCTCTCGCCCAGCCACCGCGAGGCGATGGACGCGATGCTCTACGGCGTCAGCGAGCGGAAGGGCTTCATCGAAGTGATCGGCGAGGTCGGCTGCGGCAAGACGACGCTGTGCCGCGCCGCGTTGCGACGGCTCGGCCCGCCGACGCAGACCGCGATGGTGCTGAACCCTTCCATCTCCGCGACGCAGCTCATTCGGGCGATCCTGACCGATCTCGGCGTGACGCCGGCCGCGCAGCGACGGCTGGACCTGATCGAGCAGCTCAACGCGTTTCTGCTCGACCGGGCGTCGCGCAATGTGAACGTTGCGATTGTGATTGACGAGGCGCAGACGCTGGCGCCGGAGGTGATGGAACAGGTGCGGCTGCTCTCGAACCTCGAGACGGACGAGCGCAAGCTGATGCAGATCGTGCTGGTCGGGCAGCCGGAGCTGGATCGGCGGCTCGCGGAGGCGCCACTGCGCCAGCTGCGACAGCGGATCATGGTGAAGGCGGAGCTGCGGCCGCTGGCCGCCGCGGACACCGCCGCGTACATCGCGCATCGGCTGGCCGTCGCTGGCGCGCCGCCCGGGGTGGGCTTCGAGCCGGCCGCGGCGGCGGTGGTGCACGAGCGCTCGGGCGGAATTCCGCGCCTGATCAACAAGATTTGCGACCGCGCGATGCTGGCGGCATATTCGCGCGGCAGCCGCACGGTGTCCGACAGGGACGTGCGGGGGGCGGTGACGGAGCTGGAGTCGGTGCTGTGA